The genome window GGGTGGATGGGCGGGAGGTAGACGATGTCGTAGCCCATCTCCTTGATACGCGGCAGCCGATTGGCCGCGTCGTCGAGGGTGGCGTGACGGTTGGGGTCGTCGCCAGCGGAGCGGGGGAAGAACTCGTACCACGCGCCGAAGCGCTCCAGCACCGGCCCGACGCGCACCTGCAACCATTGCGACGCCACGAGGCCCTCGCGCGGGTCGTTCTCGTAGGCCAGCCGCGCCGTCTCCGCGCTCAGCGCCGCGTCGAGGTCGCCGTCGGCCAGCGCGTTGGCGAGCGCCGTGAGCGTCTTCTTGTCGGTCCCCAACGCGTTCTTGGCGGCCTTCTTCAGGATCGTGCTGCCGTCGAGCAGTTCCATCTCGACCTCCTGCCGCGGTGCGCCGCCCTCCACGCGGCGGCGGAACTGGTCCTGCCACGTCGCAAAGCGGTTCATCCACGCGACGACGCGGTAGCGCCACCGGCCGAGGCGGTCGCAGGTGAACGCCCCGTAGAAGTCGTCGTTGTGCTTGCCGTTGGGGAAGGTCTCCAGCACCATCGGGGTGGTCTGCACCTTGCCGTCGACGGGGCCATATTGCAACTCGACGCCGAGCTTGTCGTGGCCGTCCGTGATGACGCCTGCGTGGACGTTTACCGCCTCGCCCTCCGCGCGTTGAATGGGCCAGCGGCCGCCGTCAATTTCAGGCGACACCGACACGATGACGGCCCGGCTCCAGCGTTTAGGGAGAGCCAGCAGGTCCGTGGTAGCGCCGGTGGAGGAACTTGAAGATGAGGCCGAGGTCGAAGGGGTGGTTGCAGGCATGGACGAATTGAACGTTTATTGAGCAAGAGGCCGTGTGAATGAAACCCCCGCTGTAGTGAAATAAAAGGCCGGGCTGTCCAACAAAGACGACCCGAGCCTATTGAGACGAGCAGGCAGACGCCGATATCAGCAAGGAGTTGAGCGTTGAATGACTTGCGCTGCATCAGGGTTCGCCCGAGGCGAGACGAAAGCAAAGCACGCACGCCCACCCCCTAAGCATAGCACTTGATGACCATCCCCGTCGTCATGCTTCCATAGCCCCTCCAGCAAACGCCGCGAAGCTCCTCACCTCTGCGCGGCACGCCCACCCCCCACCCATGTCGCTGTTCTCTCCCCCCACGGTGCGGCCGCCCCAGGCGACCGGCACGGTGCTCAAAGTCAAGCGCGGCGAGCCCTACCCCATGGGCGCGACCTGGGACGGCCTCGGCGTCAACTTCGCGCTCTACAGCCAGCACGCCGAGCGCGTCGAACTGCTGCTCTTCGACGACCCCAACGACGTGGAGCCGGCCGTTGTGAAGGACCTCCCCGAGAAGACGGGGCCCATCTGGCACGGCTACATCCAGAACCTGCGCCCGGGGCAACTCTACGGCTACCGCGTCCACGGCCCCTACCGCCCGCAGGACGGCCACCGCTTCAACCCGAACAAGGTCCTCCTCGACCCCTACGCCAAAGCCATCGGTCGGCCGCTGCGCTGGGACGACAGCCTCTTCGGCTACACCGTCGGCGCGCCCGACTCCGACCTCTCGTACGACGAGCGCGACAGTGCCCTCTACGCACCGCTCGGGGCCGTCGTGGAGGAGCGCTTCGAGTGGGGCCGCGACCGCGCGCCGCACATCCCCTGGGAGGACACCATCATCTACGAGACGCACGTCAAGGGCATCTCGATGCTGCACCCGGACGTGCCCGAGGCGCTGCGCGGCACCTACCTCGGTCTCGCCTCGGATCCCGTCCTCGACCACCTGAAGAAACTCGGCGTCACGTCGATCCAACTCCTCCCCGTCCACGCCATCGTGCAGGACCGGCGGCTCGCGGACCTCAACCTGCGCAACTACTGGGGCTACAACACCCTCAACTTCTTCGCGCCCGACCCCGGCTATTCGACCAACGGCCCCATCACGGCCGTGCGCGACTTCAAGATGATGGTCCGCGCCCTCCACGACGCGGGCTTCGAGGTGCTCCTCGATGTCGTCTACAACCACACCGGCGAGGGCAGCCGCCTCGGGCCGACGCTCTCGTTTCGGGGCATCGACAACCTGGCGTACTACAAGGAGCACCCCGACGACCGCCGCTACCTGATGGACTACACCGGCACGGGCAACACGCTCGACGCCGGCAACCCGTACGTCCTCCAACTCATCATGGACAGCCTCCGCTACTGGGTGACGGAGATGCACGTCGATGGCTTTCGCTTCGACCTCGCCTCGGCGCTGGCACGCGAGCTCTACGACGTGAACATGCTGGGCAGCTTCTTCAAGGTCATCCAGCAAGACCCGGTGCTCAGCCAGGTCAAGCTCATCGCCGAGCCGTGGGACGTGGGGCCGGGCGGCTACCAGGTCGGCGGCTTCCCGTGGCAATGGGCCGAGTGGAACGGCAAGTACCGCGACGCCATCCGCCAGTTTTGGAAGGGCGACAAGGGCCAGAACGGCGAGTTTGCCACGCGCTTTGCTGGCTCGTCGGACCTCTACGAGCGCTCCGGACGCCGCCCGTTCGCGTCGGTCAACTTCGTCACGGCGCACGACGGCTTCACGATGGAAGACCTCGTCTCGTACACGCGCAAGCACAACGAGGCAAACATGGAAGGCAACCGCGACGGCCACGAGCCCAACCACTCCGTCAACTTCGGTGTGGAGGGCGCGACCGACGACCCGGAGATCCTCGCCAAGCGCGAGACGATGAAGCGCAGCCTCATGGCGACGCTCCTGCTCTCGCAGGGCATCCCGATGATCCTCGGCGGTGACGAGCTCAGCCGCACGCAGCAGGGCAACAACAACGCCTACTGCCAGGACAACGAGATCAACTGGTACGACTGGGACCTCGACGAGCGCCGCGAGGCGTTCCTCGCGTTCACCCAGCAGGCGATCGCCTTCCGCAAGGCGCACCCCAACTTCCGCCGCCGCCACTTCCTCACCGGCCGCGTCGACGACGACGGCGTCCGCGACGCCTCCTGGTGGCACGCCGACGGCCGCGAGATGACCGGCAACGACTGGAACACGATTGGGCTCCCGGCCTTCGGGATGCTGCTGCGCGGCGATCGCATCCGCGGCATCGCCGACGGCGGCGGCGCCATCGACGACGCGACGTTCTTCATCGCCTTCAACTCCGGCGACGATGGCATGGACGTCGACTTCGTCCTCCCGGACGCGAGCGGCCTCGACTGCATCCGTTGGGAGGTGATGCACCCCTTCGAGGATGGCCTGAAGCGCCCGACCTACGCGCCTGGCGCTACGTTCACGCTCAACCCGCGCGTGCTCACGGTGCTTAGCGCTGTCGTCGCCCCACCGGGGTCCAGCACAGCCCGGTCTCCGCTGGTTCTCGACCTGGTCGGGCAGAAGCGGTAGCGCGCTAGGGCGTGTGGACATTGATCGGGTCAGGTGCTCACGAGACGCCGTTTGCGTCTCCGAAAGGCGCACGAGGAGCGCGATCCTGTAGGATCGGGGGACGAGTGGAACGCAGCGGAGGCCGAACGGAGGCCATGAGCGCCGATCAGACCGATTGTCCACACGCGCTAGGAGAGCGCCTCAGCCAGCGCCTCAGCGAGCGAGTCGACGGCCTCGAACGGCGTCGTGAGGGGCGGCATCAGGCGCAGCGAATGCGCGTGCCCCGAGGTCCCGACGAGAATACCAGCGTCCCGCAGCGCGTCCCGGACGGGTCCCGCAGGCCGGTCGAGTTCGACGCCGAGGAGCGCGCCGCGGCCTCGCACATCGACTACGCCATCGAGCGATGCAAGTGCGGTCTTGATCGTGCCGAAGAGCTGCACGGCGCGCGGCATCAGGCCGTCCTCGGTGAGCGCGTCGAGCGTGGCGGCGACGGCGGCCATCGCGAGCATCCCGCCGCCAAACGTCGTCCCTTGGTCGCCCGGCTTCACCGTCGCCGCGATGCGGTCGTGGACGAGCGTCGCCCCAACAGGCACGCCTGCGCCGAGGCTCTTGGCGAGCGTGATGAGGTCGGGCGTGACGCCGACGTGCTCACCGTACGAGAACGTGCCTGTGCGCCCGACGCCCGTTTGCACCTCGTCGAAGATGAGCAGTGCGTCATGCTCGTCGCAGAGGCGGCGAAGTGCCTGGTAGTACCCCGATGGGGCCTCGAAGACGCCCGCCATGCTCTGGATCGGCTCCAGAATCACCGCCGCCACATCGCCCGCCTCCAGCGCCTCCGCGACGGCGCCTTCCCAGCCAAACGGCACGAACCGCGTCTCGGGGAGCACGCTGCGGTAGGGCGCGTGGTACTTGTCGCCCCACGTCGTGGCGAGGCTGCCGAGCGTGCGCCCGTGAAAGCCGCCTTTCGTAGCGATAACGTGCTGCTTGCCCGTGAACGCCCGCGCGAGCTTGAGCGCCGCCTCGTTGGCCTCGGTGCCGGAGTTGCAGAAGAAGACGCGCCCAAGCCCGTCCGGTGCGAGCGCAACGAGCTTCTCAGCGGCTTCGGCGCGGATGGGGCTGTAGACGGCGTTCGAGTAGAAGAGCAGCGTCTCAGCCTGCTGCTGAATAGCCTCGGTGACGCGCGGCGGGCAGTGGCCGAGCAGCGCCACGCAGTGCCCGCCGTAGAAGTCGAGGTAGTGCCGCCCCGCGTGGTCCCACACGTCGATGCCGTCCCCGCGCACTAGCGCGACGGGCGGCTTGCTGTAGGTCGGCAGCGTGACGGCGTCCTCCAGCGCAAGCGGGTCGAAGGTCGCGGTGTTGAAGGAAGCGGTGTCGAGGGAAGCGTCGAGAGCGGCAGGGTGCGGGTCGGGAGTCATAGCGAGGTGGCAGTCGGTGAACGGGCAGCATGGATCCCCGTCACAATGCGTATCCGGTTAGTGAGTTCGGACCGGGGCCAACCACGCTACCCGACGAGCGCGTCGAGCATCCGGTCGCGGTCGGCGGCGGTGAGGCGGCCGAGGCCGTGCAGCTTGTCGAGCGCCGCGCGCACGGCGACGAGGTCCGTGCCTGGATCGGGTGAAGTGGCGGCCTCCGGCGGAGCGACTGCCTCCGGCGAGGCGGCGTCCTGCTCCAGCATCGCGTCTACCTCGGCGATGAGCACCTGTTGGAGGAAGCGCGACACGTACTCCGTTGCCTCGGGGTGCGCCGAGAAGTCGAGCGTGTCGGTGACGGTGGCGCGGCCGCGGTTCACGTCCACGTCGAGCTTGCGGCCGCCGAGGAACTGCTTCTTCTCCTGCACGCGCACCACGTCGCGGTAGTGGATGGTGAGCGGCGGCTGGAAGTCGTGGTTCTGGTAGACGAGGCGGTCGGCGAGGAAGACGACGCCG of Bacteroidota bacterium contains these proteins:
- the glgX gene encoding glycogen debranching protein GlgX, giving the protein MSLFSPPTVRPPQATGTVLKVKRGEPYPMGATWDGLGVNFALYSQHAERVELLLFDDPNDVEPAVVKDLPEKTGPIWHGYIQNLRPGQLYGYRVHGPYRPQDGHRFNPNKVLLDPYAKAIGRPLRWDDSLFGYTVGAPDSDLSYDERDSALYAPLGAVVEERFEWGRDRAPHIPWEDTIIYETHVKGISMLHPDVPEALRGTYLGLASDPVLDHLKKLGVTSIQLLPVHAIVQDRRLADLNLRNYWGYNTLNFFAPDPGYSTNGPITAVRDFKMMVRALHDAGFEVLLDVVYNHTGEGSRLGPTLSFRGIDNLAYYKEHPDDRRYLMDYTGTGNTLDAGNPYVLQLIMDSLRYWVTEMHVDGFRFDLASALARELYDVNMLGSFFKVIQQDPVLSQVKLIAEPWDVGPGGYQVGGFPWQWAEWNGKYRDAIRQFWKGDKGQNGEFATRFAGSSDLYERSGRRPFASVNFVTAHDGFTMEDLVSYTRKHNEANMEGNRDGHEPNHSVNFGVEGATDDPEILAKRETMKRSLMATLLLSQGIPMILGGDELSRTQQGNNNAYCQDNEINWYDWDLDERREAFLAFTQQAIAFRKAHPNFRRRHFLTGRVDDDGVRDASWWHADGREMTGNDWNTIGLPAFGMLLRGDRIRGIADGGGAIDDATFFIAFNSGDDGMDVDFVLPDASGLDCIRWEVMHPFEDGLKRPTYAPGATFTLNPRVLTVLSAVVAPPGSSTARSPLVLDLVGQKR
- a CDS encoding aspartate aminotransferase family protein, whose protein sequence is MTPDPHPAALDASLDTASFNTATFDPLALEDAVTLPTYSKPPVALVRGDGIDVWDHAGRHYLDFYGGHCVALLGHCPPRVTEAIQQQAETLLFYSNAVYSPIRAEAAEKLVALAPDGLGRVFFCNSGTEANEAALKLARAFTGKQHVIATKGGFHGRTLGSLATTWGDKYHAPYRSVLPETRFVPFGWEGAVAEALEAGDVAAVILEPIQSMAGVFEAPSGYYQALRRLCDEHDALLIFDEVQTGVGRTGTFSYGEHVGVTPDLITLAKSLGAGVPVGATLVHDRIAATVKPGDQGTTFGGGMLAMAAVAATLDALTEDGLMPRAVQLFGTIKTALASLDGVVDVRGRGALLGVELDRPAGPVRDALRDAGILVGTSGHAHSLRLMPPLTTPFEAVDSLAEALAEALS